TCTTCCTTTACAACATCTGATGCTACGGATTTGCCTGCTGCCGGCATTCCTACAAAAGCTATGATCTTCATATTTTATGACCCTGTTGTGGTTTAAGTAATAATAATTGAAATTATAATGTTCATTACACCGATCAGTGTATATTATAAGTATGGTGAACGGGATTATCAAGGTTTTGATTTTATATATCAGTATGTCTTTGTGTGGGTTGAGCTTAATATGAGACTGGGCGGCGTGGATCTTACTGGTAACCTTTTGCTTGCACCTATGGCGGATGTAACGAATCTGGCCTTCAGGCTTATGTGCAAGAGATATGGCGCATCCCTTACATTTACTGAGATGATAAGCTCGGATGCTGTTGTACACGGTAATGAGAAAACTTTCCTTCGGGGGATGACCTGTGAAGAAGAGCGACCATTTGGAGTGCAGCTGTTTGGTCACTGTCCGGAAACGATAACATCTGCAGCACTTGTTATTGAGGGAATGTTCGAGCCAATGGTAATTGATGTGAACCTGGGATGTCCGTCTCCCGCTATTACAAGTGCCGGATGTGGTTCTGCATTACTTCGCTCACCTGACATTGTGAGTGAGATCTTCGGGGATCTTTGTGAGAACGTGAACACACCGGTAACTGCAAAGATACGTATTCTCGAAAGCATGGATGCTACTCTTGATATTGCCAACCGGCTGGAAGAAGCTGGTGTTTGTGCGATCACTGTTCATGGACGTACAAGGGAACAGGGGTATCAGGGGTTTGCAGATCATAGCTATGCAAAGCGTATCAAAGAGGAATTATCTATTCCGGTTATCGCCAATGGGGATGTAAAGGATGGAGAGTCTGCAAAACGTATTCTGGAATATACTGGCTGTGACGGGCTGATGATCGGGAGGGCAGCTATGGGTGACCCTCATGTTTTCTATCGAATATCCCGCTACCTTGAGGATGATGAGTTCATTGGAACTTGCTGTGGACAGCGCAGGGATGATCTGCTTGAATACATTGAACTGCTTGAAAAGTTCGACCTGATGTCACATGTGAACATGAAGGCACATTCGCAGTGGTTTACCAGGGGCTTAAAAGATAGCAGGCGTATGCGCATGGAGATGGGTAATGCCGATTCTCACGTTTCTCTTGTGGAATGCATTCGCAATATGTGCGGGAATAATTCTAAATAACATTTTGTACATATGTGCATTAAATATAATATGTGCCTTTTGATATCGTTTTTTAAGCCTATTCTTCTATTTTCTTGTTGATATTTTTCATTGATTTACCGAAAGACTAAATAGTAATTAGGATTGTACACAATTAAACATTGCATTTAGACTGCGATATATATTTTTGGCAGTCAATGTGTGTGAAAAACAACTGCGGCCTAAAGGTTCATGCCTTTTGGCGCTACATTCCAAATACTATTGGACCTTGTCCAAAAACGAATGTGGTAGTTGTTCATTATTGAATAATTATACACTTATTGTCTTACGGAGAATACACATGAAAGAAATAAGAATACACGGTCGAGGCGGACAGGGTTCTGTCACTGCTGCCGAGCTGCTGGCTGTTGCAGCTTTTGCTGATGGTAAGTTCAGCCAGGCATTCCCGGCTTTTGGTGTGGAACGCCGTGGTGCACCTGTTCAGGCATTTACAAGGATCAGTGATGATCCTATCAGACTCAGAGCTCAGGTCTATGAGCCGGACTATGTTATCGTCCAGGACCCAACGCTTCTTGAGGTAGTCAGTATCGCAAGCGGTGCAAAGGACGACGGAATCATTCTTATTAACAGTGATTTTGATCCGGAACACTTCGACCTTGACACCAATGCTAAGATCATGACGGTCAACGCTACCAAGATCGCCCTTGATATTATTGGAAGGCCTATTGTGAACACTGTTCTCTTAGGTGCTTTCGCAGGTGCATCAGGTCTTATCGACCCGGCATCCATCAAGGAAGCTGTCATGGAGCGCTTCCCCGGCAAGGTCGGCGAGAAGAACGCAGAGGCTATCCAGAAAGCCTACGATATGATGATGGAGGCTTAAATTATGACAATCCCACCAGGAGGAGTCTGTGCTCCAGGTTCCACTCTTGTTAACAAGACCGGAGGATGGAGAACATTCAAACCTGTTTACGATTATGACAAATGCGTCAAATGCAAGCTGTGTGAGCTCTTATGTCCGGATATGTCCGTTGATCCAAGGGACGATGGTTTCTTTGAGTTCAACTATGACTTCTGCAAAGGATGCGGTATTTGTGCTAACGAATGTCCAAAGGACGCTATTGAAATGGTTCTGGAGGAAAAATAATGAAGCGTGATTTTGAGAAAGACAAGAAGGACATGGTTGTCGTTGAGGGATCATATGCAGTTGCAAGCGCTGTGAAATCCTGCAGACCAAATGTTATCTCAGCATATCCTATCACTCCGCAGACCCATATTGTGGAAGATCTTTCACAGTTGATGGCTGACGGTGCGATACCAAATTGTGAGTATATCAACGTAGAATCCGAGTTCTCTGCCCTTTCCGCACTGGTAGGTTCATCCGCAGCAGGAGCAAGGAGCTACTCTGCAACAACTTCCCAGGGTCTTGAGCTTATGCACGAGGTACTGTTCAACGTTTCAGGTATGAGATTACCTGTTGTAATGACCGTTGCGAACAGAGCAGTAAGTGCACCGATCAACATCTGGAACGACCAGCAGGATTCCATCTCCCAGAGAGACACCGGCTGGATCCAGCTCTATGCAGAGGACACGCAGGAAATTTCCGATATGACCGCACAGGCATTCAAGATCGCTGAGGATCCGGATATCCTGCTTCCGGTAATGACCTGTATGGATGGTTTCATCCTGTCACACGTTTATGAACCGGTCGTACTTCTTGATGATGACATGGTAGCAGAATACCTGCCACCATTCGAGCCTGAGTTCAAGCTCGACCCGAAAAACCCAAAGACCTTTGGTGCATTCGCAGATCCAAACTCTTACACCGAGTTCAGGTACCTGCAGCAGCAGGCAATGGACAAGGCACTGAAGACGATCGAAGATGCTGCAGATGAGTTCTATGACCTCTTTGGCAGGCATTATGGTGGTCTTATTGACACATATGAGACAGAAGATGCAGATATCATCCTCATGGCAATGGGTTCAATTGTAGGTACCATCAAGGATTCCATTGACAAGCTCAGGGCAAAAGGCGTCAAGGTAGGTCTGTTAAAGGTCAGGTCCTTCCGTCCGTTCCCTGTTGAAGCTATCAAGAATGTCGTTAAGGATGCAAAGGTAGTTGTTGCACTCGATAAGAACATCTCTATCGGTCTTAACGAAGGTGCACTGTTGACAGAGACCAAGTCAAGTCTGTACAATACTAAGATCAATGTTCCTGTGATCGGCTTCATGATCGGTCATGGTGGACGAGATATTCCTACGGGAACTATAGATAACATCATTGATGAGGCAAAGAAAGTAATGGATTCAGGTATCACTGTCGAAAGCCAGTTCACTGACCTGAAGGAGGAGTTGTTATGAAATCACTGTTAGCACCAGGACACAGGGGATGCGCAGGTTGCTGTGACGCAATGGCTGCAAAGTTCACACTCATGGCAGCTGGCGAGGACTGTATTGTTGTAAGTCCTACCGGATGCCTTGAAGTTATGACAACCCCATACCCTGAATCATCATGGGATGTCCCATTTATCCACTCCCTTTTCGAGAACAATGCAGCAGTAGCATCAGGAATCGAAGCTGCTCTTAAGGCAAAGGGCGAGATGGGCAATACAAAGATCATTGCAATGGGCGGTGACGGTGCAACCCTTGATATCGGTATGCGCTCCGTATCCGGTGCATTCGAGCGTGGACATGATTTCACATTCGTCTGTATCGACAACGAAGCATACATGAACACCGGTGTACAGAGAAGTGGTGCAACACCATTTGCTGCATCTACCACAACCAGTCCATCAGGTGAGGTATCTTTCGGTAACCTCCGTCCAAAGAAGAACATGCCTGCTATCATAGCTGCACACGGTTCACCATATGTTGCAACAACTTCCATCGGATATCCAAAGGATATGATCAGGAAGGTAAAGGCAGCAATTGATGTTGAAGGTCCTACCTACGTGCACGCACATTCACCATGTACAACAGGATGGGGATTTGATACTTCCAAGACCGTAGAGGTCGCAAAGATGGCAGTAGAGACATGCCTCTGGCCACTCTATGAAATGGAAGATGGTGAGGTCACCAAGGTCAAGAAGATCAAGAACCCAAAACCAGTCGAAGATTATCTCAAGATGCAGCGCCGTTTCAAGCACCTTTTCATAAAGGAAGGCGGAGACGATTTCATAAAACAGATCCAGGCGCTCGCTGACAAGAACATTGAGAAATTCGGGTTACAGTAAACCCGAATCTCATTTCTTTTTTTCTTTTTTTACCGATCCTGATTTTGTATAATTGTTATTTCCGGTTCTTTCTGTCCTTATCATCTTCGTTCCAGCTATTAATCTCAGTAGCTATCGCTTTCCTCTTCAAGACCATCAAAGTACTTCCTTGTCTCCCGGATGATTATCTTGCGTAATGCCAGAATAGCTATCAGGTTCGGGATCACCATAAGGCCGTTGACGATGTCTGCAAGGATCCAGATGGTGTCCAGCGTCAGGTAAACTCCGCCTCCTACAAGTGCTATGTAGATCACCCTGTAAGGCATGATACCCCGGACACCCACAAGGAAATGTACACATCTTTCACCGTAGTAGTTCCATCCAAGTATGGTCGTAAATGCAAAGAACATCAGTCCTATTCCGACAATATAGATCCCGATGCTTTCAAGGCCGGTTGAAAATGCATAGCTTGTCATGTAAGCTCCTTCGTATTCACTGGTCCATGATCCTGTCATTACAAGGACGATCCCAGTCATCGTACAGAGGATTATCGTGTCGAAGAATGTCCCGGTCATAGAAATGAGTCCCTGTTTTGCAGGCTCCTTTATCCTGGCTGCAGCTGCTGCGATTGGTGCACTTCCAAGTCCTGATTCATTGGAGAACACTCCTCTTGCAATTCCCATCTGGATCGCGAGGATCATGGTGGATCCAAGGAAACCTCCTGCTGCGGCTGTTGGGGTAAAGGCGGAACTTATGATAATTGAAATTGCTGAAGGCAGTGAGCTGATATTTATGGTTATTATGAGTAGGCATCCAAGTACATAGGCTATAGCCATGAAAGGAACCACCACTTCTGCTACCTTCGCTATACTTCTGATACCGCCTATGGTTACCATGGCCACCAAGATGGTAATTGCTGCTGCTGTATAGAACGGAGGGACATTGAATGTTATAGCTGCTGAATCAGCGATGGCATTGACCTGGGGGAAGATGCCGATCCCGAAGAACGCGACGCCGACTCCACTAAAGGCAAAGAAGGTTGCAAGTGGCTTGCTATAGGACTTGTCTGCCAGGCCTCTGGTGATGTAATGCATGGGTCCGCCTGCCATATGCCCGTTCTCATCGATGGTTCTGTACTTCACTGCAAGCATGCATTCGGCATATTTTGTTGCCATTCCGAAGAACGCTGCCAGCCACATCCAGAAAAGAGCCCCTGGTCCTCCGGCTTTGATAGCAGTAGCAACCCCTACGATATTACCGGTGCCAATTGTGGCTGCAAGTGCTGTTGTCAGGGCTGCGAAGCTGGAGATGTCTCCAGCATTTTTATTGTCAGAAGGGTCCGACCTGATCACATATCGTAATGCCAGGGGGAGTCTGAAAACCTGTATGAAACCAAGGCTGAGTGTGAGGTAGACTCCTGTTCCTACAAGAAAGAGAAGTAATGGTGGCCCCCATACAAAACTATCGATGTTCCTGAGAATACTGAGAATATCAGTTTCGGCATTGAACAGGTTAAGAAAATCCATATTCTTCTCTATAAGCTCTTAAAGTATATTTATTTCAATGGTACTACCTGTGGGGCTTTTGCAGGATACTCTCTTTAATTCAATGGCTAACTCAATTGTTGATCCAATTACCCTCCATTTCAGGAAAACGTTTTGTATTGTGCTAACAAAATAACTGTGAGGATCACAATGGACAATACCGAAAATTTCAACCAGATATGGTCTATACTGAAAAATGAATATCCTGATCCACAACCTGAGCTGGATTACACTAATGAGTTCGAACTTCTGATCGCGACCATCCTTTCAGCACAGTGTACGGATACACAGGTGAACAAAGTGACATCTGAGCTTTTTAGCAAGTATCCTGATGTCGGATCACTTGCTGCTGCTGATATCAATGATCTTGAAAAGGAGATATATTCTACCGGATTCTATCGTGCAAAATCAAAGAACATCAAAAGGACATCACAGTTGATAATCTCTGATTTTGGTGGGAATGTCCCGGATACCATGGAGGATCTGACCTCGCTTCCCGGGGTTGCAAGGAAGACTGCTAATATCGTGCTTGCAAGAGGGTTTGGGAAAGTTGAAGGCATTGCCGTGGACACTCATGTGAAAAGGGTTTCCGGTAAGTTAGGGCTTACTGAGAACACAGACCCGAAGAAGATCGAAAAGGACCTGATGAAGCTTACGGAACAGGCGGAATGGGATGACCTTTCAATGACCCTTATCCTTCATGGACGTCGGGTTTGTGATGCGAAGAAACCTAGGTGCAGTATATGCATGGTTGCAGAATTGTGTCCGTCAAGTATCGAATGAGCAATATTTCCGGGAGCAATTAATATGAATATCCGTTCAAAATATTTAATGTTTGGATTTGGACTTGT
This genomic stretch from Methanococcoides sp. AM1 harbors:
- a CDS encoding tRNA-dihydrouridine synthase produces the protein MRLGGVDLTGNLLLAPMADVTNLAFRLMCKRYGASLTFTEMISSDAVVHGNEKTFLRGMTCEEERPFGVQLFGHCPETITSAALVIEGMFEPMVIDVNLGCPSPAITSAGCGSALLRSPDIVSEIFGDLCENVNTPVTAKIRILESMDATLDIANRLEEAGVCAITVHGRTREQGYQGFADHSYAKRIKEELSIPVIANGDVKDGESAKRILEYTGCDGLMIGRAAMGDPHVFYRISRYLEDDEFIGTCCGQRRDDLLEYIELLEKFDLMSHVNMKAHSQWFTRGLKDSRRMRMEMGNADSHVSLVECIRNMCGNNSK
- a CDS encoding pyruvate ferredoxin oxidoreductase subunit gamma; the encoded protein is MKEIRIHGRGGQGSVTAAELLAVAAFADGKFSQAFPAFGVERRGAPVQAFTRISDDPIRLRAQVYEPDYVIVQDPTLLEVVSIASGAKDDGIILINSDFDPEHFDLDTNAKIMTVNATKIALDIIGRPIVNTVLLGAFAGASGLIDPASIKEAVMERFPGKVGEKNAEAIQKAYDMMMEA
- the porD gene encoding pyruvate synthase subunit PorD; this translates as MTIPPGGVCAPGSTLVNKTGGWRTFKPVYDYDKCVKCKLCELLCPDMSVDPRDDGFFEFNYDFCKGCGICANECPKDAIEMVLEEK
- the porA gene encoding pyruvate synthase subunit PorA, translated to MKRDFEKDKKDMVVVEGSYAVASAVKSCRPNVISAYPITPQTHIVEDLSQLMADGAIPNCEYINVESEFSALSALVGSSAAGARSYSATTSQGLELMHEVLFNVSGMRLPVVMTVANRAVSAPINIWNDQQDSISQRDTGWIQLYAEDTQEISDMTAQAFKIAEDPDILLPVMTCMDGFILSHVYEPVVLLDDDMVAEYLPPFEPEFKLDPKNPKTFGAFADPNSYTEFRYLQQQAMDKALKTIEDAADEFYDLFGRHYGGLIDTYETEDADIILMAMGSIVGTIKDSIDKLRAKGVKVGLLKVRSFRPFPVEAIKNVVKDAKVVVALDKNISIGLNEGALLTETKSSLYNTKINVPVIGFMIGHGGRDIPTGTIDNIIDEAKKVMDSGITVESQFTDLKEELL
- a CDS encoding thiamine pyrophosphate-dependent enzyme — translated: MKSLLAPGHRGCAGCCDAMAAKFTLMAAGEDCIVVSPTGCLEVMTTPYPESSWDVPFIHSLFENNAAVASGIEAALKAKGEMGNTKIIAMGGDGATLDIGMRSVSGAFERGHDFTFVCIDNEAYMNTGVQRSGATPFAASTTTSPSGEVSFGNLRPKKNMPAIIAAHGSPYVATTSIGYPKDMIRKVKAAIDVEGPTYVHAHSPCTTGWGFDTSKTVEVAKMAVETCLWPLYEMEDGEVTKVKKIKNPKPVEDYLKMQRRFKHLFIKEGGDDFIKQIQALADKNIEKFGLQ
- a CDS encoding sodium:alanine symporter family protein is translated as MDFLNLFNAETDILSILRNIDSFVWGPPLLLFLVGTGVYLTLSLGFIQVFRLPLALRYVIRSDPSDNKNAGDISSFAALTTALAATIGTGNIVGVATAIKAGGPGALFWMWLAAFFGMATKYAECMLAVKYRTIDENGHMAGGPMHYITRGLADKSYSKPLATFFAFSGVGVAFFGIGIFPQVNAIADSAAITFNVPPFYTAAAITILVAMVTIGGIRSIAKVAEVVVPFMAIAYVLGCLLIITINISSLPSAISIIISSAFTPTAAAGGFLGSTMILAIQMGIARGVFSNESGLGSAPIAAAAARIKEPAKQGLISMTGTFFDTIILCTMTGIVLVMTGSWTSEYEGAYMTSYAFSTGLESIGIYIVGIGLMFFAFTTILGWNYYGERCVHFLVGVRGIMPYRVIYIALVGGGVYLTLDTIWILADIVNGLMVIPNLIAILALRKIIIRETRKYFDGLEEESDSY
- the nth gene encoding endonuclease III; translation: MDNTENFNQIWSILKNEYPDPQPELDYTNEFELLIATILSAQCTDTQVNKVTSELFSKYPDVGSLAAADINDLEKEIYSTGFYRAKSKNIKRTSQLIISDFGGNVPDTMEDLTSLPGVARKTANIVLARGFGKVEGIAVDTHVKRVSGKLGLTENTDPKKIEKDLMKLTEQAEWDDLSMTLILHGRRVCDAKKPRCSICMVAELCPSSIE